The Acidicapsa acidisoli genome window below encodes:
- a CDS encoding MgtC/SapB family protein, with translation MFGIDTIPFSLHLLAAVLMGATVGLERQWRQRMAGTRTNALVAAGAAAFVMCGLLLAADPSAQGRIVSYVVSGVGFLGAGVIFKDGTNVRGLNTAATLWCSAAIGALCGLGALNLALVLVATVLFTNMVLRPLAYRLNPVLPEATPAETRYEIRLVCRLSVSPHIRALLLSTISQLPVRLQSIHGEQDEDNDQTHIRAELTTAGRNNEAVEQVVMRLSMEDDVSTLSWSIVESTME, from the coding sequence ATGTTCGGGATCGACACCATTCCCTTCAGCTTGCACTTGCTGGCAGCCGTCCTCATGGGGGCCACGGTCGGCTTGGAGCGCCAATGGCGGCAGCGGATGGCTGGCACACGCACCAATGCGCTGGTAGCTGCCGGCGCTGCGGCGTTTGTGATGTGCGGGCTTCTGCTGGCCGCTGATCCGTCCGCGCAGGGTCGCATCGTCTCCTACGTTGTCTCGGGAGTAGGGTTTCTCGGGGCAGGCGTCATCTTCAAGGACGGCACCAATGTGCGCGGATTGAACACCGCTGCGACCTTATGGTGCTCCGCTGCTATCGGCGCGCTCTGCGGGCTTGGTGCGTTGAACCTGGCCCTGGTGCTCGTCGCCACAGTTCTCTTCACGAACATGGTGCTTCGCCCATTGGCTTACCGTCTTAACCCAGTGCTGCCTGAGGCAACCCCAGCGGAGACACGCTATGAGATTCGGCTCGTCTGCCGTCTCTCGGTCTCTCCACACATTCGTGCGTTACTGCTCTCAACGATCAGTCAGTTACCGGTTCGATTACAGTCCATCCATGGAGAACAGGACGAGGACAACGATCAGACGCATATTCGAGCAGAATTGACCACGGCCGGCCGGAATAATGAGGCAGTGGAACAAGTTGTCATGCGTCTCTCTATGGAGGACGATGTTTCCACTTTAAGCTGGTCCATCGTCGAGTCAACGATGGAGTAG
- a CDS encoding TonB-dependent receptor, translating to MLLFVKLLATLKEAHDFPQPRRTPILPVLIALILLTPLSLYAQTAGRITGAVTDSSGAVIPNSQLVLTNPATGVKQSTASGADGNFAFAVVPVGEYVLDVTASGFNSYRQSTGLKIDVNTALTVNVVLQVAQTNQTVVVDENTAEVETADTQIGQTIESKQVTDIPLNGRSYTDLLAVQAGVAPVTTSGAGNTSSGGGFGTLPAAGEANTGQFSIHGQRESDNAFYLNGASVQEAIGQQAGIIPNLDSIAEFRILSSTVDAEYGSFTGGIINVVTKSGTNAFHGNIFEFFRNTNLDARNYFSPQRAAFHQNQYGGTFGGPILKDKIFFFADYQGQRYIQGIVTGDVNVPSMTNRQGIFSSDGSVFTGTVNGPYLAQVLSQRLGAPVSVGEKFSQVFPSGVIPHQAWATPAQHMLQYIPEPNISSDQFSTGAYNYTIYDNKASGRVDFNSGRYGNSSIYYFNDSYSLDNPYPSGLGGATLPGNGFAYDALSYGVDQSLIFSNIRPFGVNTVNEARLGLLRLDNKIGEPKGGVGVTLADQGIQAGGEGIVQGYPAQAGVEGLFFNAFSVGTNPFSLAQVNSTYDLYDAVSRTLGDHNFKFGGRYIWYKVKQNPNLVANGTFSFFASGNQTTGNDFADFLLGLPDFYSQQSSPTFYESAADGDLFAEDSYRIRPNLTLNYGVRWDYVTPWAEKYHQTTTLILGVQSATFPGAPLGYVVPGDPLPGGGHVPTGIAPTPLDNFSPRFGLAYSPSATDGFVRKLTGGPGKTSIRLGGGRFFSSPQGLTVAYPTGNPPYGLTYTSPESPVMATPFVGALSGTQYVQQFPVNVPSYNVSPTNPDNSVNWSRYYPIGGAGSVYYKNKTSYAMQYNLTIERQIGADNILSVGYIGSLGRHLLTVRSANPGNPALCLSLSQTSEVAPGSPTCGPFEENLVFTRANGTVVNGTRSPFPNQIGSDAYYDNMGNSHYNALEVTLKHTTGPLSVLASYTYSKSYDQTSSIQEQVDPYNYNALDGISAFDMKHDFVVSYNYELPVPRFLHSNLYTKGWALSGVTRFATGLPVTFATSSDNYLVQVQNNGVNATSIDMPNYDGSGYKINHNPRNGKPVFNIAAFTPNPLGTQGNSKRRMFYGPGIDNYDVALHKVTPITEGRSLELRLEMFNIFNHAQFYGASSVDGNIGDKSTLTIPGTFGYVTKAADPRIGQIAAKFRF from the coding sequence ATGTTGCTCTTTGTTAAACTACTCGCCACGCTGAAAGAAGCACACGACTTCCCACAACCACGCCGCACCCCAATCCTGCCCGTCCTCATCGCTCTTATTCTTCTTACTCCCCTCTCGCTCTACGCACAGACTGCCGGCCGGATCACAGGCGCTGTAACCGACTCCAGCGGCGCGGTCATTCCCAACAGCCAACTCGTTCTTACCAACCCCGCAACCGGGGTCAAGCAGAGTACGGCCTCCGGTGCCGACGGAAACTTTGCTTTTGCCGTTGTTCCCGTGGGTGAGTATGTGTTGGATGTTACCGCCAGTGGCTTCAATTCATATCGGCAGTCGACCGGCCTGAAGATTGATGTCAACACCGCCCTCACCGTCAATGTTGTCTTACAGGTGGCACAGACAAATCAGACCGTCGTCGTTGACGAGAATACAGCGGAGGTTGAAACCGCGGATACACAGATCGGCCAAACGATCGAAAGCAAGCAGGTTACTGATATTCCGCTCAATGGCCGCAGCTACACAGACCTGCTGGCCGTCCAGGCAGGCGTTGCTCCGGTAACGACAAGCGGCGCTGGCAATACGAGTTCCGGCGGCGGTTTCGGGACACTGCCCGCAGCTGGCGAAGCGAACACCGGACAGTTTTCCATTCATGGCCAACGCGAGTCGGACAACGCCTTTTATCTCAATGGCGCCAGCGTGCAGGAAGCGATTGGTCAACAGGCCGGTATCATTCCGAATCTCGACTCCATCGCCGAGTTTCGAATTCTTTCCAGCACTGTAGATGCAGAATATGGGAGCTTCACCGGCGGCATCATCAACGTGGTTACCAAGTCCGGTACAAACGCCTTTCATGGCAACATCTTTGAGTTCTTCCGTAACACAAACCTCGACGCGCGCAACTACTTCTCCCCACAGCGCGCGGCCTTCCATCAGAATCAGTACGGCGGCACGTTCGGAGGTCCGATCCTTAAGGATAAGATCTTCTTCTTCGCCGACTATCAGGGACAGCGGTATATCCAGGGCATCGTGACTGGCGACGTTAATGTACCTTCGATGACAAATCGGCAGGGGATCTTCAGTTCCGACGGCTCGGTCTTTACCGGCACCGTCAACGGCCCCTATCTCGCACAGGTCTTGAGCCAGCGCCTTGGCGCACCGGTATCCGTGGGGGAAAAGTTTTCGCAGGTGTTTCCCTCGGGCGTCATTCCCCACCAAGCGTGGGCCACGCCCGCCCAGCACATGCTTCAGTACATCCCCGAGCCGAATATCAGCTCGGATCAGTTCTCGACCGGGGCCTACAATTACACCATCTATGACAACAAGGCCTCCGGCCGCGTGGATTTCAACTCCGGGCGCTATGGCAACTCGTCTATCTACTACTTCAACGATAGCTATAGCCTCGACAACCCCTATCCCAGCGGATTGGGCGGCGCCACACTGCCTGGCAATGGCTTCGCTTACGATGCGCTCTCCTATGGTGTGGATCAGTCGTTGATCTTCAGCAATATCCGTCCTTTTGGCGTGAATACGGTGAACGAGGCGCGCCTTGGCCTCTTACGCCTGGACAACAAGATCGGCGAACCCAAGGGCGGTGTCGGTGTTACCCTCGCGGACCAGGGAATTCAGGCGGGTGGCGAAGGTATCGTGCAGGGCTACCCCGCACAGGCCGGTGTCGAGGGACTGTTCTTCAATGCCTTCTCAGTCGGAACCAATCCATTCTCACTGGCGCAGGTGAACAGCACCTACGATCTCTACGATGCGGTCTCCCGCACGCTCGGCGACCATAACTTCAAATTCGGCGGACGTTACATCTGGTATAAGGTCAAGCAGAATCCAAACCTCGTCGCAAACGGAACCTTTTCCTTCTTCGCATCCGGTAATCAGACGACCGGCAATGACTTTGCCGATTTCCTCCTCGGACTGCCCGACTTCTATTCCCAGCAATCGTCGCCTACTTTCTATGAGTCCGCCGCAGACGGCGATCTCTTCGCAGAGGACAGCTACCGCATCCGTCCCAACCTGACCCTGAACTACGGCGTGCGTTGGGATTACGTCACTCCGTGGGCCGAGAAGTATCATCAGACCACCACTCTTATCCTGGGCGTGCAGTCCGCAACCTTCCCTGGCGCGCCGCTTGGCTATGTTGTGCCCGGTGACCCGCTCCCAGGCGGCGGCCATGTTCCAACCGGCATCGCTCCTACGCCGTTGGACAACTTCTCGCCGCGATTTGGTCTGGCGTACTCGCCTTCGGCGACCGATGGTTTCGTGAGAAAACTCACCGGAGGTCCCGGTAAAACCAGCATCCGCCTTGGTGGCGGACGCTTCTTCTCCTCGCCGCAGGGACTCACCGTAGCCTATCCAACCGGTAATCCGCCGTATGGCCTGACCTACACCAGCCCGGAATCGCCTGTGATGGCGACGCCGTTCGTAGGCGCTCTTAGCGGTACGCAATATGTCCAGCAGTTTCCGGTCAACGTGCCATCCTACAATGTCTCACCGACGAATCCGGATAACTCCGTTAACTGGAGCCGCTATTACCCAATCGGTGGAGCCGGCAGCGTTTATTACAAGAACAAGACCAGCTACGCGATGCAATATAACCTGACCATCGAGCGGCAGATCGGCGCTGATAACATCCTGAGCGTGGGCTATATCGGTTCCCTGGGACGTCACCTCCTGACGGTCCGCAGTGCGAATCCAGGCAATCCCGCGCTGTGCTTGAGTCTCAGTCAAACCTCGGAGGTTGCGCCCGGCTCACCCACCTGCGGTCCCTTTGAGGAGAACCTTGTCTTCACACGTGCGAACGGAACCGTAGTTAACGGCACGCGCAGCCCCTTTCCCAACCAGATCGGCTCGGATGCCTACTATGACAACATGGGCAATTCGCACTACAACGCGCTCGAAGTAACGCTGAAGCACACCACCGGTCCATTGTCCGTGCTCGCAAGCTACACTTACTCCAAATCCTACGATCAGACCTCCAGCATCCAGGAACAAGTCGATCCGTACAACTACAACGCGCTCGATGGAATCTCGGCCTTCGATATGAAGCATGACTTCGTGGTCAGCTACAACTACGAGTTGCCCGTACCCCGCTTCCTTCATTCCAATCTTTATACGAAGGGTTGGGCGCTTTCCGGCGTCACACGCTTTGCTACTGGATTGCCGGTCACATTTGCCACCTCAAGCGACAACTACCTCGTTCAGGTACAGAACAATGGCGTAAACGCGACCAGCATCGACATGCCCAACTATGATGGAAGCGGGTATAAGATCAACCACAATCCGCGCAACGGCAAACCAGTCTTCAACATTGCAGCGTTCACCCCGAACCCGCTCGGCACACAAGGAAACTCGAAGCGCCGCATGTTCTACGGGCCTGGCATCGACAATTACGATGTGGCTCTGCACAAGGTAACTCCAATTACCGAAGGCCGGTCGCTGGAGTTGCGACTGGAAATGTTTAACATCTTCAACCACGCACAGTTCTATGGAGCCAGCTCCGTGGACGGCAACATCGGCGATAAATCTACACTGACGATTCCAGGCACCTTTGGCTACGTCACAAAGGCGGCAGATCCACGCATCGGGCAAATCGCGGCAAAGTTCCGCTTCTAG